One Streptosporangium sp. NBC_01495 DNA window includes the following coding sequences:
- a CDS encoding nucleotide pyrophosphohydrolase has protein sequence MTELEELADRLRRFAHDREWERFHTPKNLAMALAGEVGELLAELQWLTPEESARAMEDPEAAGRLRSELADVMIYLTRLADVLNVDLVEAAHAKLDQSDRRYDVETYRGSARKAPPLA, from the coding sequence ATGACGGAGCTTGAGGAACTGGCCGACAGGTTGCGTCGGTTCGCGCACGACAGGGAGTGGGAGCGGTTCCACACCCCGAAGAACCTGGCCATGGCCCTGGCAGGAGAGGTCGGGGAACTCCTCGCGGAGCTGCAGTGGCTCACTCCCGAGGAGTCCGCGCGGGCTATGGAGGACCCGGAGGCCGCCGGGCGCCTGCGCTCCGAACTCGCCGACGTCATGATCTATCTGACCCGGCTCGCCGATGTGCTGAACGTCGACCTCGTCGAAGCCGCCCATGCCAAGCTCGATCAAAGCGACAGACGCTATGACGTGGAGACCTACCGGGGGTCGGCCAGGAAGGCCCCGCCGCTCGCCTGA
- a CDS encoding TetR/AcrR family transcriptional regulator C-terminal domain-containing protein, giving the protein MGENKRGAGLTRQTVIDTALRLLDEVGLDGLTVRRLASELGVQSPALYWHLRDKQELLDGMADAIVLSAGMGPPRDGEPWQDWLTRRARAYRDSLLAHRDGARLVANAASLGPATIRMFDEELTAMIGHGFTPVLALRTITSLTRYVNGCVLQEQSERREHPGTPPDRLAALAGQLDGGMEATLITAFRESGGSFGEDAFEHGLRALIDGTAIALARTA; this is encoded by the coding sequence ATGGGCGAGAACAAACGGGGGGCCGGCCTGACCCGGCAGACGGTGATCGACACGGCGCTGCGGCTGCTCGACGAGGTCGGCCTGGACGGGCTGACGGTGCGCAGGCTCGCCTCGGAGCTGGGCGTCCAGTCGCCCGCCCTGTACTGGCACCTGCGCGACAAGCAGGAGTTGCTCGACGGGATGGCCGACGCGATCGTCCTGTCCGCCGGAATGGGACCGCCCCGCGACGGCGAGCCCTGGCAGGACTGGCTCACCCGCCGGGCCCGCGCCTACCGCGACTCCCTGCTCGCCCACCGCGACGGCGCCCGCCTCGTCGCCAACGCCGCGAGCCTCGGCCCGGCGACGATCAGGATGTTCGACGAGGAGCTGACCGCCATGATCGGCCACGGCTTCACCCCGGTCCTGGCACTGCGCACGATCACGTCCCTCACCCGCTACGTCAACGGGTGCGTCCTCCAGGAGCAGAGCGAGCGCCGGGAACACCCGGGCACACCGCCGGACCGGCTCGCGGCACTGGCCGGACAGCTCGACGGGGGCATGGAGGCCACCCTGATCACGGCGTTCCGCGAGAGTGGCGGCTCGTTCGGCGAGGACGCCTTCGAACACGGCCTCCGAGCCCTGATCGACGGCACGGCCATCGCCCTGGCCCGCACGGCCTGA
- a CDS encoding transposase family protein — protein sequence MITYRATLDVSRDLVRHVATLLAAERRRRGTRADTRALTCFGQAVLVLRWFRDRTDPTALARDHHISRATAYRYLDEAIAILADQAPDLHQCLRHAQTQELPHLILDGTVIATDRCREKTTSVKGEPIDLWYSGKTHHHGGNLQALFAPDGMPLWVSDVEPGSIHDLVAARTHVLPALYPACARGLPVLADAGYDGAGLGVRTPARQPADGNILDVDTRTRNMLLRALRCLGERGFALLTQRWRTLQRITASPSKIGDIARAALVLTHFEHGRLI from the coding sequence GTGATCACCTATCGTGCCACGCTCGACGTCTCCCGGGACCTGGTTCGCCATGTCGCCACCCTCCTGGCCGCCGAACGCCGCCGGCGCGGCACCCGCGCCGACACCCGAGCCCTGACCTGCTTCGGCCAAGCCGTCCTGGTCCTGCGCTGGTTTCGCGACCGCACCGACCCCACCGCCCTGGCCCGCGACCACCACATCTCCCGCGCCACCGCCTACCGCTACCTCGACGAAGCCATCGCGATCCTGGCCGACCAGGCACCCGACCTGCACCAGTGCCTGCGCCACGCCCAAACCCAGGAACTGCCCCACCTGATCTTGGATGGCACCGTCATCGCCACCGACCGCTGCCGCGAGAAGACCACCAGCGTCAAAGGCGAACCCATCGACCTGTGGTATTCGGGAAAGACCCACCACCACGGCGGCAACCTTCAAGCGCTGTTCGCCCCCGACGGCATGCCGTTGTGGGTCTCCGACGTCGAGCCCGGATCGATCCACGACCTGGTCGCCGCCCGCACCCACGTCCTGCCGGCTCTGTATCCCGCCTGCGCCCGCGGCCTGCCGGTCCTGGCTGATGCCGGCTACGACGGCGCCGGGCTCGGCGTACGCACCCCCGCCCGGCAACCGGCCGACGGCAACATCCTCGATGTCGACACCCGCACCCGCAACATGCTGTTGCGTGCGCTGCGCTGCCTGGGCGAACGCGGCTTCGCTCTGCTCACCCAACGCTGGCGCACCCTGCAGCGCATCACCGCCAGCCCCAGCAAGATCGGCGACATCGCCCGCGCCGCACTCGTCCTCACCCATTTCGAGCACGGCAGACTCATTTAA
- a CDS encoding DJ-1/PfpI family protein, with protein sequence MAKVLIVTGDAAEDLEVMYPYQRLLEEGYEVDIAAPSVKKLQFVVHDFVEGFDTYTEKPGHTWGSDIAFSDVDPERYAALVLPGGRAPEYIRNDRRCLEIVRHFAESGKPIAALCHGPIVLAAAGVLKGRESSAYPACAPDVEQAGGTWIDSEAHVDQNLVTGRAWPDHPAWMREFMKILRATTG encoded by the coding sequence ATGGCGAAGGTGCTGATCGTCACAGGTGACGCGGCGGAGGACCTGGAGGTGATGTACCCCTACCAGCGGCTGCTGGAGGAGGGGTACGAGGTGGACATCGCCGCCCCGAGCGTAAAGAAGCTCCAGTTCGTGGTCCACGACTTCGTCGAGGGGTTCGACACCTACACCGAGAAGCCGGGGCACACCTGGGGGTCGGACATCGCGTTCTCCGACGTCGATCCGGAGCGGTACGCGGCACTGGTGCTGCCGGGAGGCCGGGCGCCGGAGTACATCCGCAACGACCGCCGGTGCCTGGAGATCGTCAGGCACTTCGCCGAGAGCGGCAAGCCGATCGCGGCGCTGTGCCACGGGCCGATCGTGCTGGCCGCGGCGGGGGTGCTGAAAGGACGGGAGAGCAGCGCCTACCCGGCCTGCGCCCCGGACGTCGAGCAGGCGGGCGGGACCTGGATCGACAGCGAGGCCCACGTCGACCAGAACCTCGTGACCGGGCGGGCCTGGCCGGACCACCCGGCGTGGATGCGCGAGTTCATGAAGATCCTCCGCGCCACAACCGGCTGA
- a CDS encoding DUF2075 domain-containing protein: MARQLGPAYRGSAATFFTALSTPASEMEKAFTAALAEATKRETGRPAGKSQLRAWTNSLSALARDLNDAGLDRIEVMVEFPMPHNRKSAADVVLAGVNRHTSKDLFVVIELKQWSEAELYEEDEKLVVVPGSWNDYDTHPATQVSNYCQQLAENCSALDGEPEAIEGVAYLHNATRKSVPGLFDLALDSNVRLFTKTERSAFVGYLRDRFENAEGHPAAERLVNGRVQPNQPLLEKAANVLKGRDKFILVDQQQKAFETVRHAVEGAFAANTKRVVTITGGPGSGKTAVAIELLHYMASAKHRTWYATGSRAFTETMRRFVTGSDKDLRNLFKYFNDFATAGPNEADILIADEAHRARLKSFDRFNPKKRSDRPQIQDLINAARVPVFFLDEHQVVKPGEVGTLAAIKSYAQQLNVRHHHISLEGQWRCGGSVAYDLWVRRLLALGDEDGEWDGDAGPQPWTGDENFEVIVAESPADMESTLAAKLSEGWTARMTAGFCWPWSKPNPDKTLEPDVKIGDWERPWNANSPSKVGDAPPSQIWASAPGGFGQIGCVYTAQGLEFDWAGVIIGPDLLARGGRLITEREGCKDRDLTKSSVTHEQFDRLIRNTYKVLLTRGLTGMVLYSTDPETQEFLSGLVNGSGT, translated from the coding sequence ATGGCCAGGCAGCTGGGACCCGCCTACAGAGGTTCCGCGGCGACGTTCTTCACGGCTCTTTCCACTCCGGCCTCCGAGATGGAGAAGGCGTTCACCGCGGCACTCGCCGAAGCGACGAAGCGGGAGACGGGAAGGCCAGCCGGCAAGAGCCAGCTGCGGGCGTGGACCAACAGCCTCTCGGCCCTCGCCCGCGACCTGAACGACGCCGGACTCGACAGGATCGAGGTGATGGTCGAGTTCCCTATGCCGCACAACAGAAAGAGCGCGGCGGACGTCGTCCTCGCGGGGGTCAACCGTCACACCAGCAAGGACCTGTTCGTCGTCATCGAGCTCAAGCAGTGGAGCGAGGCGGAGCTCTACGAAGAGGACGAGAAGCTCGTGGTGGTCCCGGGAAGCTGGAACGACTACGACACCCATCCCGCCACCCAGGTCTCCAACTACTGCCAGCAGCTCGCCGAGAACTGCAGCGCCCTGGACGGAGAGCCCGAGGCGATAGAGGGCGTGGCCTACCTGCACAACGCGACGCGGAAGAGCGTCCCCGGCCTGTTCGACCTGGCCCTGGACAGCAACGTCCGGCTGTTCACCAAGACGGAGCGGAGCGCGTTCGTCGGCTATCTCAGGGACCGGTTCGAGAACGCGGAGGGGCACCCCGCGGCCGAACGCCTCGTCAACGGGCGGGTCCAGCCCAACCAGCCACTCCTGGAGAAGGCCGCGAACGTCCTCAAGGGACGCGACAAGTTCATCCTCGTCGACCAGCAGCAGAAGGCGTTCGAGACCGTACGGCACGCGGTCGAGGGGGCCTTCGCCGCGAACACCAAGCGGGTCGTCACCATCACCGGCGGCCCCGGCAGCGGGAAGACCGCCGTGGCCATCGAGTTGTTGCACTACATGGCCAGCGCAAAGCACCGCACCTGGTACGCCACCGGATCCCGCGCCTTCACCGAGACGATGCGTCGCTTCGTGACCGGAAGCGACAAGGATCTCAGGAACCTTTTCAAGTACTTCAACGACTTCGCGACCGCCGGGCCCAATGAGGCCGACATCCTCATCGCCGACGAGGCGCACCGTGCCCGGCTGAAGTCCTTCGACCGGTTCAACCCGAAAAAGCGCAGCGACCGACCGCAGATCCAGGATCTGATCAACGCGGCCCGGGTGCCCGTCTTCTTCCTCGACGAGCACCAAGTGGTGAAGCCGGGCGAGGTCGGCACCCTGGCCGCGATCAAGTCGTACGCGCAGCAGCTGAACGTACGCCATCACCACATCTCGCTCGAGGGCCAGTGGCGGTGCGGCGGGAGCGTCGCCTACGACCTGTGGGTGCGCCGGCTTCTCGCCCTCGGCGACGAGGACGGCGAGTGGGACGGCGACGCGGGGCCACAACCCTGGACCGGTGACGAGAACTTCGAGGTGATCGTCGCCGAGTCCCCGGCGGACATGGAGTCCACTCTGGCCGCCAAGCTCTCCGAGGGCTGGACGGCCCGGATGACCGCCGGGTTCTGCTGGCCGTGGAGCAAGCCGAACCCCGACAAGACCCTCGAGCCTGACGTGAAGATCGGCGACTGGGAACGCCCCTGGAACGCGAACAGCCCTTCCAAGGTTGGCGACGCTCCCCCGAGCCAGATCTGGGCCAGCGCGCCCGGCGGATTCGGCCAGATCGGCTGCGTCTACACGGCCCAGGGCCTGGAGTTCGACTGGGCCGGCGTGATCATCGGCCCTGACCTGCTGGCCCGTGGCGGCAGGCTTATCACGGAGCGCGAGGGATGCAAGGACAGGGACCTGACGAAGTCGTCGGTCACCCACGAGCAGTTCGACCGCCTGATCCGCAACACCTACAAGGTGCTGCTCACCAGGGGGCTGACGGGGATGGTCCTGTACTCGACGGACCCTGAGACCCAGGAGTTCCTCTCCGGCCTCGTCAACGGCTCCGGCACCTGA
- a CDS encoding DUF998 domain-containing protein, whose protein sequence is MSTMRERRLTRAMLTCGAVAGPLFVLVVVIQDYTRADFDPRRQPLSLLSLGDLGWIQIANFVVTGLLNIAFAAGLWRALRPGRGGTWGPLLIGAYGIGLVGAGVFRFEPAWGYPPGAPPGLPGDPGLSYVLHGAAFGVVFVSLVAACFVFTRHFAVRGERGWAFYCAVTGVALPALYLLAGLLSDGGEDPRPLSLLLRAMALLGWGWASVLAVRVRGSHTPVAGRGGGGRKRSLSRLWRGGSS, encoded by the coding sequence ATGTCCACCATGCGGGAACGGCGGCTGACCAGGGCCATGCTGACCTGCGGTGCCGTAGCCGGACCGCTGTTCGTCCTCGTGGTCGTGATCCAGGACTACACGCGCGCGGACTTCGACCCCCGGCGGCAGCCGCTCAGCCTGCTGAGCCTGGGCGACCTGGGGTGGATCCAGATCGCCAACTTCGTCGTCACCGGGCTGCTGAACATAGCGTTCGCGGCCGGGTTGTGGCGGGCGCTGCGTCCGGGCCGCGGCGGGACCTGGGGCCCGCTACTGATCGGCGCGTACGGGATCGGCCTGGTCGGCGCCGGTGTCTTCCGCTTCGAACCGGCGTGGGGCTACCCGCCCGGCGCGCCGCCGGGTCTTCCCGGCGATCCCGGCCTGAGCTACGTCCTGCACGGCGCCGCCTTCGGCGTGGTGTTCGTCTCGCTGGTCGCGGCGTGCTTCGTCTTCACCCGCCATTTCGCCGTACGGGGAGAACGCGGATGGGCGTTCTACTGCGCGGTCACGGGCGTGGCGCTTCCCGCCCTCTACCTGCTGGCGGGGCTGCTGTCGGACGGCGGCGAGGACCCCCGGCCCCTGAGCCTGCTCCTCCGCGCCATGGCACTCCTGGGCTGGGGGTGGGCCTCGGTGCTCGCGGTACGGGTACGCGGATCCCACACGCCGGTGGCCGGTCGTGGCGGGGGAGGGCGGAAAAGATCGCTCAGCCGGTTGTGGCGCGGAGGATCTTCATGA
- a CDS encoding ARPP-2 domain-containing protein yields the protein MTDLALTGLSSRPGQAWGGVRLVPLVRERPIEDLRLDARLYDAEFGVVQVDSRTAYFSYIPHGFVANWTRDGTPAAAYGTQLRGPQERDRTPDRMSLRFHRRMARRTDRNRLRFLPLHLALEGYLALHFGGPEIAWEEWSHRAISRGLSPRVEEAYTGAVVSGLEDALRVFEIHRGQCGVLVYVADALAAVFVVPHPDDYRALHTTLVHDLYGELIYHYAMFGGPVPDFRARIANETVRSLADLRAQARRQQDEWAAFHDQVMAGGLLGTDYTYQRVYEMGGYRLSRFLPPFERQRENHIGELITDSAGQLAYLKTFRLSENQVRRGHLLTRLAAGNWNVADTAVMLGVTEPELGLRIEAAGFGHLLRQDVLDHYRAQARRDRR from the coding sequence ATGACGGATCTCGCCCTCACCGGGCTCTCCAGCCGCCCCGGGCAGGCATGGGGTGGCGTACGGCTCGTCCCGCTGGTCCGCGAGAGGCCGATCGAGGACCTGCGGCTCGACGCCCGGCTCTACGACGCGGAGTTCGGCGTCGTGCAGGTGGACTCGCGGACCGCGTACTTCTCCTACATTCCGCACGGGTTCGTGGCGAACTGGACGCGCGACGGCACCCCCGCGGCGGCGTACGGAACCCAGCTCCGGGGGCCCCAGGAGCGTGATCGCACGCCCGACCGGATGTCGCTGCGGTTCCACCGTCGGATGGCTCGCCGAACCGACAGGAACCGGCTGCGCTTCCTGCCCCTGCACCTGGCGCTCGAAGGTTATCTGGCGCTGCACTTCGGCGGGCCGGAGATCGCGTGGGAGGAATGGTCGCACCGTGCGATCAGCCGCGGGCTCTCGCCTCGCGTCGAGGAGGCGTACACGGGCGCCGTGGTCAGCGGTCTGGAGGACGCCCTCCGCGTCTTCGAGATCCACCGCGGCCAGTGCGGCGTTCTCGTCTACGTCGCGGACGCGCTCGCCGCCGTGTTCGTGGTGCCGCACCCCGATGACTACCGTGCCCTGCACACCACTCTCGTACACGACCTGTACGGCGAGTTGATCTACCACTACGCGATGTTCGGCGGGCCGGTGCCCGACTTCCGGGCCCGCATCGCGAACGAGACGGTGCGGTCGCTCGCCGATCTGCGCGCGCAGGCCCGCAGGCAGCAGGACGAGTGGGCGGCCTTCCACGACCAGGTCATGGCGGGCGGGCTGCTGGGCACGGACTACACCTATCAGCGCGTCTACGAGATGGGCGGGTATCGCCTGTCCCGCTTCCTGCCGCCCTTCGAACGGCAGCGTGAGAACCACATCGGCGAGCTCATCACCGACAGCGCCGGGCAGCTCGCGTACCTCAAGACGTTCCGCCTGTCGGAGAACCAGGTCCGGCGCGGTCACCTGCTGACCAGGCTCGCCGCCGGCAACTGGAACGTGGCCGACACCGCCGTCATGCTCGGCGTGACCGAGCCCGAGCTCGGCCTGCGCATCGAGGCCGCGGGCTTCGGCCATCTCCTTCGCCAGGACGTTCTCGACCACTACCGCGCCCAGGCCCGCCGCGATCGTCGTTGA
- a CDS encoding DUF2075 domain-containing protein has protein sequence MLATDGSVPERRLSEVIAEHLRRTVRVNPSDAERRSWDRSLPVLARDLVDAGLGAVEMLVEYQLPLTSKRADVVLAGVDRHTGGDAYVVVELKQWSQAELFEDDPNLVLVKGVAGPRLHPILQVQNYCDYITDFVGAVEGRSEAVRGVAYLHNAADLDVEDLYGEVLSEQSRMFTKSRRGAFLDYLRERFASESGAGAADQLLTSAVRPSKQLLKLAAAEIRDREQFVLLDEQRLAYEIVLNSVDRARRADSKEVVIVSGGPGSGKSVIALSLLGELSRQGRDVLHATGSRSFTETLRRVPGKGSSKVKNLFKYFNSFTKAERNGLDVLICDEAHRIRETSQNRYTPARLRSDRRQVDELIDAARVPVFLLDEHQVVRPGEMGTVAEIRDHAEARGFRVHEVALDEQYRCGGSRAYEEWVLRLLGLRAGGPVPWLGDDHFAVSAAGSPQELEALLRSKLDKDYSARMTAGFCWPWSEPRKDDTLVHDIRLDGWSRPWNVKGNRAVGNAPASALWATQDDGFEQVGCVYTAQGFEYDWNGVIIGPDLVYRDGRLVTVRAASRDPELKKRDVSDEQADRLIRNTYKVLLTRGMAGTYVWSVDARTQEFIEELMRA, from the coding sequence ATGCTGGCGACCGATGGTTCGGTTCCCGAACGGCGGTTGAGCGAAGTCATCGCCGAGCACCTCCGAAGGACCGTGCGCGTCAACCCCTCCGACGCCGAGCGCAGGTCCTGGGACCGGAGCCTTCCCGTCCTGGCGCGCGATCTGGTCGACGCCGGGCTCGGCGCCGTCGAGATGCTGGTCGAGTACCAGCTCCCGCTGACCAGCAAGCGCGCCGACGTGGTCCTCGCCGGGGTCGACCGCCACACGGGCGGTGACGCGTACGTGGTGGTGGAGCTGAAGCAGTGGAGCCAGGCCGAACTGTTCGAGGACGACCCCAACCTCGTGCTCGTCAAAGGTGTGGCCGGTCCTCGCCTGCACCCGATCCTCCAGGTCCAGAACTACTGCGACTACATCACCGACTTCGTCGGCGCCGTGGAGGGCCGAAGCGAAGCGGTCAGGGGCGTGGCCTACCTGCACAACGCGGCCGACCTCGACGTCGAGGACCTCTACGGGGAGGTGCTGAGCGAGCAGAGCCGCATGTTCACCAAGAGCCGTCGCGGAGCCTTCCTCGACTATCTCCGCGAGCGGTTCGCCTCCGAGTCGGGCGCCGGCGCGGCCGACCAGTTGCTCACCAGTGCCGTCCGCCCCTCCAAACAACTCCTCAAACTTGCCGCCGCGGAGATCAGGGACCGCGAGCAGTTCGTGCTGCTCGACGAGCAGCGGCTGGCGTACGAGATCGTGCTGAATTCTGTCGACAGGGCGCGCAGGGCGGACTCGAAAGAGGTCGTCATCGTCAGTGGTGGCCCGGGAAGTGGCAAGAGCGTCATCGCGCTGTCCCTGCTGGGTGAGCTGTCCCGGCAGGGCCGCGACGTTCTGCACGCCACGGGGTCCCGCTCGTTCACCGAGACGCTGCGCCGGGTGCCGGGCAAGGGCTCCTCGAAGGTGAAGAACCTTTTCAAATACTTCAACAGCTTCACGAAAGCCGAGCGCAACGGTCTCGACGTCCTCATCTGCGACGAGGCGCACCGGATCCGGGAGACCTCGCAGAACCGATACACCCCGGCCCGCCTGCGCAGCGATCGACGCCAGGTCGACGAGCTGATCGACGCCGCCAGAGTGCCCGTCTTCCTGCTGGACGAGCACCAGGTCGTACGGCCCGGCGAGATGGGCACCGTGGCCGAGATCAGGGACCACGCGGAAGCGCGCGGGTTCCGGGTTCACGAGGTCGCCCTCGACGAGCAGTACCGCTGTGGCGGCAGCCGCGCGTACGAGGAGTGGGTGCTGCGCCTCCTCGGCCTGCGGGCCGGCGGCCCCGTGCCGTGGCTCGGAGACGACCACTTCGCGGTCTCGGCGGCCGGTTCGCCGCAGGAGCTCGAGGCCCTGCTGCGATCGAAGCTGGACAAGGACTACTCGGCCCGGATGACCGCCGGCTTCTGCTGGCCGTGGAGCGAGCCTCGAAAGGACGACACGCTCGTCCACGACATCCGGCTCGACGGCTGGTCCCGTCCGTGGAACGTCAAGGGCAACCGGGCCGTGGGTAACGCGCCCGCGAGCGCACTGTGGGCGACCCAGGACGACGGCTTCGAGCAGGTCGGCTGCGTCTACACCGCCCAGGGCTTCGAGTACGACTGGAACGGCGTGATCATCGGCCCGGACCTGGTCTACCGCGACGGCAGGCTCGTCACCGTCCGGGCGGCCAGCAGGGACCCGGAGCTCAAAAAGCGAGACGTGTCCGACGAGCAGGCCGACCGCCTGATCCGCAACACCTACAAGGTCCTGCTCACCCGCGGAATGGCCGGCACCTACGTCTGGTCCGTCGACGCACGGACCCAGGAGTTCATCGAGGAACTGATGCGGGCCTGA